In the Thermomicrobiales bacterium genome, GACGAGGTGGTCCCACTGCTCGTCGGTCATCGCGATATCGAGGCTGCCTTCGAGCCGCAGCGAGAAATCCTCGCCCAGCTCAGCGGGCAGCTCCTCCTGAATCAGCCGCAGGTTCTCCGTGTTGAGCTCGAAGACCGCCCTGCCGACCTGCGTCGGCACCATCGTCCCGCCGCCGGTCATCCCACCATTTCGGCCGGATGCGCCGGAGCAGATGCCACGCATCTCGACGAGGACGACCTTCTTGCCTCGTTTTGAGAGTTGATACGCGGCAGAACAACCAGCTACTCCGCCACCAATCACCACCACGTCGGCTTCAGCCGGCAGCGGTCGATCCAGGTCGAATCGATCCGCCCAGCTGGTCGACCCACGCTCGTTCCGCTCCTCGTTCACGAGAACCTCCCTTGTCGTCCACGACGGTCCGGGGCCATCCATATCGTAACGGTTTCGTGGCAGCCACGCGAGTGCCGTAACCGTTCAGGGCTAATTCGACGCATCATCGATCGTAATCAGCACTTTATCGACCCGCAGCCCGTCCATATCGACGACCTCGAAGCGGTAGGCCCCCCATTGCCAGGAATCACCTTCCGCCGGCACGCGCCCCAACTGAGCCATCATCAATCCGCCGACCGTGTGGAATCGACCCTCGCCAGCGCCGGGCAGGCTGCCAACCCTCAGCAGATCGCGCAACTCGATGGTGTCGAGCTGACCATCGACGAGCCAGGAACCATCGTCGCGCACAACGACCTCCGGCGCAGTGAGGCCGGCCAACACGTCGAGATCACCGATGATCGCCTCAAACACGTCGGTGAGCGTGATGAGCCCCTGGATCGACCCAAACTCGTCCACAACGAATAGCCGGTGAGCGCCTGTCACTGTCATCTGCTTGAGCACGCCGAGCAACGAGGCCGTTTCCGGGACGTAGCGCGGCGGTTCGAGGCTCGCGCTGACGTCGAGCGGCCTGTCCACCACGAGCTTGCCGGCCAACGAGTGCACAGTCACGATTCCGCTGAGTCGATCCAGATCTCCATCGTAGACCGGGTAAGTGTCGTATCGCGCAGACGCAATCCGCGCGCGATTCTCTGCTTCGCTGGCGGAGAGGTCGACGCCGACGACCTCGTGGCGAGGTGTCATCACCTGCCCTGCAATCAGGTCGCCGAGATCCAGCACCCGACTGAGGAGCGCCTGTTCGGCAACGTCGAGCACGCCAGCCTGGGTGGCGCGATCGATCAGATGCTCGACCTCTTCCTCAGTAACATCTGCCTCGCTCGCGGATGGAACCCGCAGCAACCGCAACAGAGCCTCGGTCGAGACACTTAGCAACCAGACGATCGGGCGGGCAACCATCGACAGGACGTGCATTGGCCTTGCGACCGCCGCGGCGATCCCCTCCGGGTGGCGCAACGCCAGGCGCTTCGGCACCAGCTCGCCGACAACCAGCGAGAGATAGGTGATTGCCGACACGACGAGCGTCAAGGCAACCGCCTCGCTGTGTCCGCCGACCAGCGGCAGCTCGGACAACCCCGGGATGAGTGCGCGAGCGATCCGAGCGCCACCGAAGGCGCCGGCCAGAATCCCGACCAGCGTAATGCCGATCTGAACTGTCGACAGGAATCGATTCGGGTGCTGGGCAAGCTCGATGGCGGCCTCCGCGCCGGCGCTCCCGGCATCGGCGCGCTGGCGCAACCGGAACGGGCGCGCCGAGACGACCGCCAACTCCGACATCGCTAGCACTCCGTTGATCAGCACCAGCACCAGCACCAGCAGAATCTCTAGCCAGATCGAGCTCATCGACGCCCTTTCAGCACATCTCGAAGAAAAAGATGGCCGCTCTCCGGCCGGCAACGCTCAGCCGACGAGGCCACTCAGCATCGTCGGCAGCACAAATACAATCAGCACAATGACCAGCACGATCAGCGCAAACGCAGCAGTCGCGCCCAGTATCTGACCCACCGCCAGATAGTAGGCGCGACGTTGCTCGCGGACGACGTGCAGAGTCGGCGGCTTCGGAGTCGCATGAGCCAGCCCGGTCTGCCCGGGGCGCATCGACGTGTACTGCTGCATGAGGGTATCCGACAGCACTGTCGCGCGGATCTGCTCGTCGTACTCACGCCGCAACTCCGGTCGCGACAGCACCGCGTAGGCAGCGTTGATCAGCTTGGCGCGCTCCTCGGCCTTCGCGCGCTGGAGGGGATCTCGCACGCGATCCGGGTGCGTGAGTCGCATCAACGCCCGGTAGGAGCGACTGATGTCCTCCCGCGAAGCGCCGTAGGCTACGTCCAGCACCAGGTAGTAATTGACGGTCGGGTCATATCGCGGTCGCGCCGCAGGCACCTGTCGTCAATCCTCCACCCGCGGGACAATAACGATCCACAACGCACGAGCGCACAGAGTGTAGCGCACGCAGGCCGTCTGACCGCGCAGGGCTAGTTGAAGATGCGCAGCAGCCGGCGCACAGTGGCCGTGTCGATCGACTGGCCCGATAGCGCCGCGGTGCGTCGCGCCGCATCAGCCGACGCGACCAGCGGCACGCCGTAGCGCCACTGGTAGTAGTGCTGCCCGACGTTGCCCATCTCGACCCGCCAGCCGGGGTCATTTGAGGGGGTATAGGTCAGGCAACGCCGCTCGAAGCACTGGATCAGAACGTCGGAGTAGATATCCTTGAGCTTCACCTGCGTCCAGTACGCCTCGGTAATCGGATACCCCGTGGCGTAGAACCACGGATCGAACAGCCGGCCTGTCTGGGGCCCATCCGGCGTGACGATCACGCCGCTGCTGTTGAGATAGTCCCAGAATACACTGGCGACACGGTGACCGGTCGCGGTAACCAACTCACTTCCAACGACGCCGTACGCGCCGTAGGCAGCATCGGCGCTGGTCGTGCCATCTCGCGCGATGGTCGTCACGATCAGATCACCCTGGGCGACGGCCGGCCCGGCAAGGAGACCCTCGAACGACGCATACGTCGGGCCTCGGTCGTCGTCCGGGTCGCCAGCAACGTTGACCTGGGCCGGAGAATGCGTCTCGAAGGCGGCATCGCCGATCTGCATCTGACCGGTGATCAACTCCTTGACGAGCAGACCGTTCGTGACGTACCACGGGTTGGATCGGTCACCGAGCGGGTCGGTGATCTCCATCCTGCTCTTGTCGAAGTAGTAGACCAGTCGGCTGCCGTGCTGGGAATCGCTGTATGGCTCGATCTCCCAGGTTCTGGCGCGCTCGCCCCAGAGCCAGGTGCGCGACGACAGCCCGCTCGCCACCGCGCTGTCGCTGCGGGTCCAGGTCGCCTGAATCTGCCCGTGAACTGCCGCCCGCAGCGCAGCCCCGACGTCGAGGATTCCCGCGCCGGTGCCGGCCTGCCGGCCAGGGGCGCCACTATCGGCGGCGGTCGTGGTCAGAATCGTCCGGATATCCTCCGCCCCCGCGCCAGGATCGACCGCTTTGATCAAGGCGACGGCTCCGGAGACGATCGCAGCCGAGAACGATGTGCCCGACACAGGAGTGTTGTTCGAATAGAAAACATCGGCCCAGTAGTTGCCGTAGAGCGCGTCCCAACCGGGAGAGTAGATCGAGACACCCGGCGCAGCCAGATCGATCCGCGACACTCGCGAGGTGAACGAGGCCGGGTTGCCGGCTGCATTCACCGCGCCAACCGCGATCACCTCGTCGTAATTCGCGGGGTAGCTGATCGCGCTGACGCTGTTGCCGCCAGCCGCGACAACGACCACGCCGCGGTCACGCGCATATCGCATCGCGTCACGCTCGGCCTGAACGTACTCGTCCGACCCAAGGCTGAGATTGATGACATCTGCCCCGTGATCGACCGCCCAGTAGATGCCGGCGATCTCGTTGGCGACATCGATCTCGCCACCGTTGCTGACCACGCGGATCGGCATGATTCGGACATCCATCGCGACGCCGGCCGTGCCAATGCCGTTGTTCCCTTGCGCCGCGATGATCCCGGCAACGTGGGTGCCGTGCCCGCCGATATCCGCGGTGTTATCCGTCCCGTCAATCGCGTTGTAGCCAGGTGTCAGTCGCTCGATCAGATCGGGGTGGGTCGGGCTAACGCCACTATCGACAACTGCCACGACCACCGAATGAGCCCGGTTCGGATCGCCGATGTCGCCGGTCGTGATATCCCATCCCTGGGTCGCATTGATCTGGTCGAGCCAGCCCCTCTGCTTGCCAAGGTCCGGATCATTGGGCTCCCAGGCGAGGAAACGCTGCACATTTGGCGCGACCCCGGCCACGCGCGGGTCGCCGAGCAACGAGCGCTGGGCTTCCGCGGCCTTGCGGGGGCTATCGAACGTGGCCAGGATGACCGTTCCGGCCGGATCGAGGGACCGAACAGCGCGGGCATGTTGCACGGCGGATCTCGCGCCGGGTTCCCGAAGCTGAACAACGAGGCCGGACGATGGAAACATCTGGTCGGCCGCGAGCGCCGTAGGCGGGCTGGCAAAGGAGAAGAAGCCGCCAGTGACGAGGATGGCCACCAGCGCGAGCTGCAATCGCGGGAGAATGCCCGACGCGTGGCGTCGCACCATGAATCGCTCCAAGAAAAGCCGTACCAGCCTCCGCGGCCCACACCGCAACCCGGTGTCCGGGATCGCATGCGGTGAATGGTCAGATGTACCAGATCCCGTAGCCGGGCGCTAGCCGCGCCCGCCGTCGGCGATGCCGAGATGGCGCGCAGCCGACTTGTCCTCGTGGCCCCAGCACTGCTCGTCGTAGCAGCTCGTGATGACAGCACAAGCCTCGTCCGCAGAGTCGGTTACGATCAGTCGTCGCAAGTCTGCCGTCGCGATCTTGCCCTCCGCCAGCATCGTGTCGCGGATCCACTCCAGGAGACCGCCCCAGTAGGACGACCCGAACATGACGACCGGGAAGTTGTGGATCTTCCCTGTCTGGATCAGCGTCAGCGACTCGAACAGCTCATCCATCGTGCCGAACCCACCGGGGAAGATGACGAACGCCTCAGCGTATTTGACGAACATCGTCTTGCGGACGAAGAAGTAGCGGAAGTTGATCGCGATCTCGACATACTCGTTCAACCCCTGTTCGAACGGCAGCTCGATATTGCAGCCGATCGACTGACCACCTGCCTCGACGGCGCCGCGATTGGCCGCCTCCATAATGCCCGGCCCGCCGCCGGTGATAATCGCAAACCCCTTCTCGGCCAGCAGCGCTGCCAACCGCCGCGCCTCCTGGTACATCGGGTCGTCCTCGCTCACGCGGGCGGACCCGAAGATCGTCACCGCCTTGCCGATCTCGGCGAGCGTGTCGAATCCGTGGACAAACTCACCCATGATCCTCAGCACCCGCCAGGGATCGGAATGAACGAATGCGTTTGCCTCAGGCGTATGCGTCGCACGCTTGAGGAACAGCTCGTCCTCGGTCGCCCTGCCCTGCCGGGTTGATTGATTGAGCGAAGGGTTGGCTCGCATTCGCGAGGTTGGCGCCCACGCCGGTGGAGCATCCGTGCCCTGCGGTTGCCGCTGTTCGCCATCGTCCATATGCTCACCCTGCCCTTCTGATGCGACTTCCGGCCTCTTGTCCAACTAGACATAAGGTTTACGTAGTGCCGCTGGCCACTACTCAGCCGGCCCTCCGCGTGGGATACTCCCATTTTGCCGGCCTGCCCGGGAATATGCTGCGTCGACGCGATGTTCGACACGGCAGCCGGAACGTTGCGCGAGGGGGCCACGTGCCGGTCGCCCCAATGGACATTGTGATGCAAGTTGAGGACGAGGAGCGTTGGTGAAGCTCTACGATACGCTGTCCGGCAAGAAGGTCGACTTCACGCCACTGGATGGTCACACCGTGCGGATGTATGTCTGCGGCGTGACTCCCTACGATACGACTCATGTCGGTCATGCAATGACCTATCTGACATTCGATGTCCTGAACCGCTATTGTCAGTATCTCGGCTGGCGGGTGAAATACGTCCAGAACGTTACAGACATCGATGATGACATCCTCAAGCGCGCCAATCGCGACCGCGATCGCTGGGACACGCTTGGCGACCGCCACACGCGTCGCCTCGTCGAGGATCTATCGGCGTTGGGCGTCCTCTGGCCCAATCATTTCCCGAAGGCCAGCGAGGAGATCGAGCAGATTATCGAGCTGACCACTTCGCTGGTCGAACGCGGGTTCGCCTATCCGAGTGGCTCCAACGTCTACTTCCGCACCCGGGCCGACGAGGACTACGGCGCGCTGGGGAAATACACGCGCGAGCAGATGATTGCGTTGTCGGCCGAACGTGGCGCGAATCCGGACGACCCGAACAAGGAAGACCCGCTTGACTTCATTCTCTGGCAGGGCACTCAGCCCGGCGAGCCCGCCTGGGAGAGCCCGTGGGGGGCAGGCCGGCCCGGCTGGCATATCGAATGCTCGGCGATGGCCACGAGATACCTCGGTCCGCAGATCGACATCCACGGCGGCGGTAGCGACCTGATCTATCCGCACCACGAGAGCGAGATCGCCCA is a window encoding:
- a CDS encoding hemolysin family protein → MSSIWLEILLVLVLVLINGVLAMSELAVVSARPFRLRQRADAGSAGAEAAIELAQHPNRFLSTVQIGITLVGILAGAFGGARIARALIPGLSELPLVGGHSEAVALTLVVSAITYLSLVVGELVPKRLALRHPEGIAAAVARPMHVLSMVARPIVWLLSVSTEALLRLLRVPSASEADVTEEEVEHLIDRATQAGVLDVAEQALLSRVLDLGDLIAGQVMTPRHEVVGVDLSASEAENRARIASARYDTYPVYDGDLDRLSGIVTVHSLAGKLVVDRPLDVSASLEPPRYVPETASLLGVLKQMTVTGAHRLFVVDEFGSIQGLITLTDVFEAIIGDLDVLAGLTAPEVVVRDDGSWLVDGQLDTIELRDLLRVGSLPGAGEGRFHTVGGLMMAQLGRVPAEGDSWQWGAYRFEVVDMDGLRVDKVLITIDDASN
- a CDS encoding J domain-containing protein, which encodes MPAARPRYDPTVNYYLVLDVAYGASREDISRSYRALMRLTHPDRVRDPLQRAKAEERAKLINAAYAVLSRPELRREYDEQIRATVLSDTLMQQYTSMRPGQTGLAHATPKPPTLHVVREQRRAYYLAVGQILGATAAFALIVLVIVLIVFVLPTMLSGLVG
- a CDS encoding S8 family serine peptidase, which produces MVRRHASGILPRLQLALVAILVTGGFFSFASPPTALAADQMFPSSGLVVQLREPGARSAVQHARAVRSLDPAGTVILATFDSPRKAAEAQRSLLGDPRVAGVAPNVQRFLAWEPNDPDLGKQRGWLDQINATQGWDITTGDIGDPNRAHSVVVAVVDSGVSPTHPDLIERLTPGYNAIDGTDNTADIGGHGTHVAGIIAAQGNNGIGTAGVAMDVRIMPIRVVSNGGEIDVANEIAGIYWAVDHGADVINLSLGSDEYVQAERDAMRYARDRGVVVVAAGGNSVSAISYPANYDEVIAVGAVNAAGNPASFTSRVSRIDLAAPGVSIYSPGWDALYGNYWADVFYSNNTPVSGTSFSAAIVSGAVALIKAVDPGAGAEDIRTILTTTAADSGAPGRQAGTGAGILDVGAALRAAVHGQIQATWTRSDSAVASGLSSRTWLWGERARTWEIEPYSDSQHGSRLVYYFDKSRMEITDPLGDRSNPWYVTNGLLVKELITGQMQIGDAAFETHSPAQVNVAGDPDDDRGPTYASFEGLLAGPAVAQGDLIVTTIARDGTTSADAAYGAYGVVGSELVTATGHRVASVFWDYLNSSGVIVTPDGPQTGRLFDPWFYATGYPITEAYWTQVKLKDIYSDVLIQCFERRCLTYTPSNDPGWRVEMGNVGQHYYQWRYGVPLVASADAARRTAALSGQSIDTATVRRLLRIFN
- a CDS encoding TIGR00730 family Rossman fold protein yields the protein MDDGEQRQPQGTDAPPAWAPTSRMRANPSLNQSTRQGRATEDELFLKRATHTPEANAFVHSDPWRVLRIMGEFVHGFDTLAEIGKAVTIFGSARVSEDDPMYQEARRLAALLAEKGFAIITGGGPGIMEAANRGAVEAGGQSIGCNIELPFEQGLNEYVEIAINFRYFFVRKTMFVKYAEAFVIFPGGFGTMDELFESLTLIQTGKIHNFPVVMFGSSYWGGLLEWIRDTMLAEGKIATADLRRLIVTDSADEACAVITSCYDEQCWGHEDKSAARHLGIADGGRG
- the cysS gene encoding cysteine--tRNA ligase; translation: MKLYDTLSGKKVDFTPLDGHTVRMYVCGVTPYDTTHVGHAMTYLTFDVLNRYCQYLGWRVKYVQNVTDIDDDILKRANRDRDRWDTLGDRHTRRLVEDLSALGVLWPNHFPKASEEIEQIIELTTSLVERGFAYPSGSNVYFRTRADEDYGALGKYTREQMIALSAERGANPDDPNKEDPLDFILWQGTQPGEPAWESPWGAGRPGWHIECSAMATRYLGPQIDIHGGGSDLIYPHHESEIAQSQHACGAEPFSQVWMHIGMVRYQGEKMSKSLGNLVLARDVLRIHTPDALRLYLHSHHYRDSWNYRDTGPAEFEGVASLLKEAARLDSRHGYDFEAAGFRARFLEALDDDLDTPKAINCLKELASEIITHTGEGDNVRGAQAQLREMAGILGVQGVR